Sequence from the Luteibacter aegosomaticola genome:
CAAGTGCATCGGCTGCGGCTACTGCGTGAAGGGTTGCCCCTTCAACATCCCACGCATCAGCAAGACCGACCACAAATCGTACAAGTGCACGCTGTGCTCGGATCGCGTCACGGTCGGCCTTGAACCCGCCTGCGTGAAAGCCTGTCCCACCGGGGCCATCATGTTCGGCGCAAAAACCGACATGCAGGCCCAGGCCGCCGACCGCATCGTCGACCTGAAGGAGCGTGGCTTCGCGAACGCCGGGTTGTACGACCCGCCCGAAGTCGGTGGCACCCACGTGATGTACGTGCTGCACCATGCGGATAAGCCGTCGCTTTACTCCGGCCTGCCCGACAAGCCGCACATCAGTTACCTGGTCCAGGCGTGGAAGGGGCTGTACAAGCCGCTCGCGGTCGCGGCGGTCGCTTTCGCGGCGATTGGCGCGTTCTTCCACTGGATCACCATCGGCCCGAACGAGACCACGGCTGAGGATGAGGCCGAAGCCGAACGTGAGATCCGTGAGACCGAAGAGGAGCAGGTGCCATGACCCGCCCCGCGAATGCGATCACGCGCTACTCCACCTTCAACCGCATCAACCACTGGATCAACGCGGGCCTTTTCATCCTGCTGCTGTTGTCCGGCCTTTCCATGTTCCACCCGATTCTGTTCTGGCTCTCCGGGCTGTTTGGCGGTGGCCAGTGGGCCCGTGCGGCACACCCATGGTTCGGGGTTTGCCTCGTGGTCAGCTGGATCGGCATGATCATCCAGTTCTGGCGGGAGAACCTGCCCAACCGCGATGACGTGGCATGGTCGAAAGCCATCGTGCACGTGGCGATGAACGACGATGAACACGTCCCTCCGATCGGCCGCAACAACTCGGGCCAGAAGCTGGTGTTCTGGTCGATGACCTTCCTGATCCCCGTGCTGTTCTTCAGCGGCATGCTGGTATGGGAGGTGTACTTCGGCAAATCCACACCGATCGAAGTGCAACGCGTCGCCATCCTGGTCCATAGCCTGTGCGCCTTCGCTGCCGTGCTGGTGTTCGTGGTTCATGTGTACGCGGCCATCTGGATCAGCGGCTCGGTGCGCAGCATGACCCAGGGCTATGTCACGCCTGGCTGGGCATGGCACCATCACCGCAAGTGGTTCCACCATCTCATCGGCTACCGCCGCCGTGGCGATGCCCCCGGGAAACATTCGTGAAGCAAGCCGGACTACCGCCCGACGCCAAATGGAGTGGGCCCTCGCATGCGGGCGTCAAGGCGCCCGACCCCATCCTCCTGCCCGACCGCATGCGGCGCTTCGCCGCCACGGCCGCGCGGATGGAGAAACTAACCGACGGGCATCCGCTGGAAGCGTGGCTGCGCTTCCTCGCGGCTATTTCCCGCGCCCAGCACGCGGTCGCCACCACCCTGGCACCCTCCGGAACGCCGGGCGCCGAGATCGTTGCGCGCGCCGTCGAGGCGCGCCTGCCGCCGCTGGCAGCCGATGGCCACCCGCGAGCGCCCGCGTGGCACGAAGGCCTGCGCCTGCTCATGGCGGAGATCGAGTCCAGCGACCTTCCTCCGCCCGCCATGGCGGCGATCGAACA
This genomic interval carries:
- the fdxH gene encoding formate dehydrogenase subunit beta, which produces MSDLQAQDYVRRSASTMTPPAARNHEDQVAKLIDVSRCIGCKACQSACMEWNNLRPEIGFFEGSYENPNDLGPSVWTLMKFNEYENEQGNLEWLIRKDGCMHCEDPGCLKACPAPGAIVQYANGIVDFISDKCIGCGYCVKGCPFNIPRISKTDHKSYKCTLCSDRVTVGLEPACVKACPTGAIMFGAKTDMQAQAADRIVDLKERGFANAGLYDPPEVGGTHVMYVLHHADKPSLYSGLPDKPHISYLVQAWKGLYKPLAVAAVAFAAIGAFFHWITIGPNETTAEDEAEAEREIRETEEEQVP
- a CDS encoding formate dehydrogenase subunit gamma encodes the protein MTRPANAITRYSTFNRINHWINAGLFILLLLSGLSMFHPILFWLSGLFGGGQWARAAHPWFGVCLVVSWIGMIIQFWRENLPNRDDVAWSKAIVHVAMNDDEHVPPIGRNNSGQKLVFWSMTFLIPVLFFSGMLVWEVYFGKSTPIEVQRVAILVHSLCAFAAVLVFVVHVYAAIWISGSVRSMTQGYVTPGWAWHHHRKWFHHLIGYRRRGDAPGKHS